The segment ACGAAGCGCGAGCTCGGGAACTGCAGACGGAAATTGGCGAACTATGGCAGCGCAGCAGCTGGCGATATCGCAACGTGGAAGACCTGATGGCGGTCGGGCGTTTTCTGATCTCCGATGGCGTCGACCCGAAGACGATTCTGGATCAGTTGTACAAACCGGCGAGCGAGAAGTATCCGCAAAGTCCAGAAGTCGAACTGGCGATCGCGGAATTGGCACTGAGCAAAAATGACTATCAGTTGGCGGCCAAACATTTTCGAAACGCGATCAAGCTGGATGATTCCGATCCGGAATCGCATCTTGGTCTGGCGATGGCCTTTCGCCCCAGCGACGACACGATCGCATCGGCTTCGCTGAATCGGGTGCTGGAAATCAACCCGGACCACGTTGGGGCTCATTTGATTTTGATCGAGCAACATATCTCTGCCGAATCTTACGACGATGCGGAAAAGGCGATCGATAAAGTCCTGGCGGTGAATCCGCATCAGCCCGAAGCGTGGGCGTATAAGGCCGTGTTGGCTCATCTGTCCAGCAAACACGATGAAGAAGGCCGATGCCGCAGCGAAGCCTTAAAATACTGGAGGTCCAATCCGGAAGTCGATCATCTGATTGGTTTGCAGCTTTCGAAGAAATATCGTTTCACCGAAAGCGTCGAATATCAACGGCGTGCGTTGGTGATGGACGAGAACTACATTCCGGCCAAAATTCAGCTGGCCCATGATCTGTTGCGGCTTGGCCAGGAACTGGAAGGTTGGAAGCTTGCGGAAGAAGTTTTCGACGCGGATCAGTACAACGTCGTGGCCAACAATCTGGTTGCCCTTCGCGATAACCTTGGCAAGTTCGCAACGCTCGAAGAAGACGGCTTTGTCGTGCGGATGGCTCAAAACGAAGCCGACATTTATGGTCAACAGGTTCTGGAGCTGTTGGTTGACGCGGAGAAAAAGCTGGCGGCCAAGTACGATGTCAAAATTCAGAAACCGGTTTTCATCGAGATCTTTCCGCGACAGCAGGACTTTGCGATTCGCACGTTCAGCATGCCAGGCGGTGTTGGATTCCTGGGCGTCTGTTTCGGCCGAGTGATCACGATGAACAGCCCGGCGGCTCAGGGTTCAACGCTGACGAATTGGAAAAGCGTCCTGTGGCATGAGTTCTGTCATGTCGTGACGCTGCAGAAAACCAAAAACAAAATGCCGCGTTGGCTCAGCGAAGGCATCTCGGTTTACGAAGAACAACTCGCAGACGAAAGCTGGGGCGATCGCATGTCGCCCGAATATCGCGAGATGATTTTGGGCAAAGATCTGACTCCGGTCAGTCAACTTAGCAGCGCGTTTTTGAAAGCCAAATCGGCGATGCATCTTCAGTTTGCATATTTTGAATCATCGCTGGTGGTACGCTTTATCGTCGAGAAGTTCGGCGAAGAATCGCTTGTCGGCGTGCTTGATTCGATCGGCAAGGGCGTCCCGATCAACGATGCAATTTCGCGGCACGTCGGACCAATTGACTTGTTGGACAAACGCTTTGAAGAGTTCGTGACGGCCGCGGCAAAGGAATACGGTGAGAAGTTCGATTGGGAAAAGCCAGAGAAACCTTTTTCTGATGTCGCGTCGTGGAAGGCCTGGGTGGATGATCATGAAAACAGCTTCTACGGACTGATTGGGCTGGCGGCGGCTCAACTGAAAGAATCACAGCCGGACGCTGCTTTGCAGACGGTGAAAACTTTCGAAGCCTTGCTGCCAGAAAATGCTCAGGAATCGGCGGTGGAAACGATCAAGGCGGGCGCGTATCACGAGCTACAGCAAGTCGAGAACGAAACCTTGGCGTTGGAGTCGGTTTTAACTCTTGATGCCAGCGAGATGGATGCTTGCATGCGGTTGCTGCAAATTCACACCGATGCCGATGACCTTGAAAATGTGAAACGGATGGCCCGACTGCTGCAAGCGATCAACCCTTTGCTCAAGTCGTCGCATCGTTCACTGGCGATGGTGGCAGAGAAGGAAAACGATGACGAACTCGCGATTGAGTCGCTTTCAGCGCTCTCGACGATGGATCCGCTCGATCGAGCCGACACACATTATCGCCTGGCGATGGCCCAGTTTCGCCAGCAGGATTCTGCGGCGGCGAAGCGAAATGTTTTGCTGGCGCTGGAGGCCGCACCGAGGTTTCGCGACGCGCACAAGCTGCTGTTGGAGATCGTGAAACGAAAGCCAGTTGATTTGAAGGAAGAGGACTCGCAATGAGATGGAATTCTGTTTTCGCAATTTTGTTGTTCGCGTTGTGCTTTGGTTTCGCTGCCCTGGCATTCCAAATGCAATCTGATCCCAGCCAACCTGGGCGATCCGGAATCAGCGAAAAAACTGCGACGGCATCTTCGCTCACGTACGAAGCCAGCACCACAAACGACACAGCGGATTCAGCTGACGATCAGCTTGCCGCCAAGCCGTCCCCCCAGGACTTTCAGCGCGGTTCACGACGCTGGGGCGGGCGCCGACGAAGAGACCCCAACGACCGCGGTGGCGTTCCGCTTTGGAAAAATGAAGCCGCCGATCCTGGCGACGTGTTCACTTTCGTTCGAATTCAATACAACTCCTATCGAGGCCGCTACCGGTGGAACACGGACTATCCGGACGCTGACTTGAACCTCTCCTACCGACTGCAACAACTGACTTCGATCAAGACCGATCCAAACGGAAAGATTCTGCGGCTTACTGATGAAGACCTGTTCAAGTATCCGTTCATCTACATTATCGAGCCCGGCGGCATGGCGTTGTCGGAAGACGAAGTCGTTGCCCTGCGCAGCTACCTCGAGCGCGGCGGCTTTTTGATGGTGGACGATTTTTGGGGGGAAGCTGAGTGGGATAATTTCGCTGGCGAACTCAAACGCGTTTTCCCCAACCGGCCAATCGAAGACATTCCGCTGGAACACGAAATCTTCAACATCGTCTACAAGCTGAAAAAGAAACCGCTCATCCCCAGCGTGCATGCTTACCAAAGTGGAAACTGGACGGAGCGTTGGGACGCTCAGGAGCCGCACTACCGTTGCGTCAAAGACGACAGCGGACGACTGATGACGGTCATTTGCCACAACACGGACCTTGGCGATGGCTGGGAGCAGGAAGGAACGGACTCGGGTTATTTCGAAGCTTACTCGGAACCCTACGCGTATCCTTTGGGAATCAATATCGTGACGTATGCGATGACGCACTAGTTGCATCGCAGGTGGCAGAAACTTCCAGAACGATTCGGTGTGATTCACCGGTCGGAAGCTCATGCCGCCCAAAAACTAAACACTCATCACGGAGACGCTGTGACAAACTCTGAAACCTTTGAAGCTGACCGGCAAGCCGTCGAACTGATTCGCGAAGGCCGCGACAGGATTCATGCGGAACTCGACAAAGTCATCGTGGGGCAAAAGGAAGTCATCAATCAGCTGCTGATCAGCCTCTTCGCTGGCGGCAACTGCTTGCTGACCGGAGCCCCTGGCCTGGCGAAAACGTTGCTGGTCCGTAGCATCGCCGAGATCTTTGACCTTCAGTTCAACCGTATCCAGTTCACGCCTGACTTGATGCCGGCGGACATTACCGGAACCGAGATCCTCGAAGACACCCTCGAAGGCCGCAAGCTGCAGTTCGTGCACGGTCCGATCTTTGCCAACGTCATTTTGGCCGACGAGATCAACCGTACTCCTCCCAAAACGCAGGCCGCGTTGCTGGAAGCGATGCAGGAACATCAAGTCACCGCTGCGGGGAAACGATACAAACTTCCCGAACCGTTCTTTGTTCTTGCGACGCAGAATCCAATCGAGATGGAAGGCACCTATCCGCTGCCGGAAGCTCAGCTGGACCGTTTCATGTTCAACGTGCATATGGACTATTTGCCGATCGCGGACGAAGTCGAAGTCGTGCAGCGCACCACGTCGTCTGGCGGAGAAAAAATCGGCAAGCTGTTTACCGCCGAAGACGTGCTCAAATTCCACAGCACCGTTCGAAAGGTTCCTGTGGCCAAGGAACTGGTTCAGTACGCGGTCGAGTTGGTTGACGCCAGTCGTCCGAACCGCGAGTCCACACCTGGATTCGTGAACGATTGGGTGAACTGGGGAGCAGGGATTCGCGGTGCTCAAAATCTGGTGCTGGGCGCGAAAGCCAGAGCCCTGTTTGAAGGCCGATCACACGTGAACCTGGACGATATCCAATCGCTGGTTCTGCCAACGCTTCGTCATCGCATTTTGCCGGGATATCGTGCTCAGGCAGAGAACATCTCGGTGGAGATGATCATCGACCGGATCGTGGAAAGCGTCAGCCGACCTAATGTTTAAGTCAACTTTAGCCCAATGAGGATAAGAGTTTCGGGTGGCATAGGCTTCCAGCCTGTGATCTGTATGTCCACAGGCTGGAAGCCTATGCCACCTTACATGCAAAATTCGAACGTCACATGAGCAACTCAATCACGAATCCGAAACCGCAATCGAGCAGCGCCAGTTCAAAGGCCGGCTCGCCGCGCGATTCGTACGTTGACACCGCGGCGATTATGAAGCTGAAGAATCTTGAGCTCCGCGCCCGTTTGATCGTGGAAGGTTTTATGTCAGGCCTTCATCGCAGCCCCTACCACGGTTTCTCGGTGGAGTTCACTGACTATCGCGAGTACTCGCCTGGCGATGACCTGCGACATCTCGACTGGAAGTTACTCGCTCGACGAGACCGAAAGTACATCAAGCGGTTCGAAGATGAAACGAATTTGCGATGTCATTTGCTGGTCGACCTGAGCCGTTCGATGAGCTTCGGCTCCGGCGACGTTGAGAAATCCGAGTACGCAAAAACCTTGGCGGCATCGCTGGCGTACTTTCTTTTTCGACAACGCGACGCCGTGGGACTGGTTACTTTCGACGAAGCCATCGATGAGGTTTTGCCCGCACGATTTCGACCGGGACATCTGCGACATCTGCTCGGGGCTCTTGAACGATCGACAGGCGGAAGCAGCACCGACATTGGACGCCCGCTGGAACAGGTCGCCGCGACGATTCAGAAACGCGGGCTGATCGTGCTGGTGTCTGACTTTCTCGTTCCAATCGAATCAATCAGGAAGCCGTTGAGTTATTTGCGAGCGATCGGCCACGACATTGTCTTGCTGCGGGTACTCGATCCGGCAGAAGTGGAATTCTCGTTTAGCCAGGCGTCGATGTTTGTGGATTTGGAAACCGGTCGCGAGATTTATGTCGACCCCGGAGCGGTGGCCAAGGACTACCAAAAACGGTTCAACGATCATCGCTCGGAACTGAAAACGTTTTGCGACGGGAACGGAATTGATTTCTTCGAAGCACTGACTTCCGATCCGGTGCAAACTTCGTTGTTCAACTTCCTTCAAGCCCGTGCCCAACAGGCGCAACGCGGTCAACTGACTGCTGCGAATCCAAATCAACGTGGCGGAGGAGGCTCACAATGAGTGCACTCGCCTGGCTGTTTGGACTTGGGTTTCTCGCTCTCGCCGGACCACTGCTGTTCCACTTGATTCGCCGCACGCCAAAAGGCGAAATTCCGTTTAGCTCGCTGATGTTTCTGCGTGCCACGCCGCCTACGTTGACGCGTCGCAGTCGCCTGGACAACCTGTTGCTGTTGGCGCTGCGGATGGCTGCCGTTGCGTTGATCGCCGCGGCATTTATGCGTCCGTTTTT is part of the Mariniblastus fucicola genome and harbors:
- a CDS encoding peptidase MA family metallohydrolase, whose amino-acid sequence is MKVYPGTSLLTGRILSIALLFCFNTFSIGQELSESKQLFRQGKFETVIELANQSDESNSSRKQDWIVLKSRAQLATGKYADAKLTVEEGLKALRNNVRIREVAAEVYRFNQDEARARELQTEIGELWQRSSWRYRNVEDLMAVGRFLISDGVDPKTILDQLYKPASEKYPQSPEVELAIAELALSKNDYQLAAKHFRNAIKLDDSDPESHLGLAMAFRPSDDTIASASLNRVLEINPDHVGAHLILIEQHISAESYDDAEKAIDKVLAVNPHQPEAWAYKAVLAHLSSKHDEEGRCRSEALKYWRSNPEVDHLIGLQLSKKYRFTESVEYQRRALVMDENYIPAKIQLAHDLLRLGQELEGWKLAEEVFDADQYNVVANNLVALRDNLGKFATLEEDGFVVRMAQNEADIYGQQVLELLVDAEKKLAAKYDVKIQKPVFIEIFPRQQDFAIRTFSMPGGVGFLGVCFGRVITMNSPAAQGSTLTNWKSVLWHEFCHVVTLQKTKNKMPRWLSEGISVYEEQLADESWGDRMSPEYREMILGKDLTPVSQLSSAFLKAKSAMHLQFAYFESSLVVRFIVEKFGEESLVGVLDSIGKGVPINDAISRHVGPIDLLDKRFEEFVTAAAKEYGEKFDWEKPEKPFSDVASWKAWVDDHENSFYGLIGLAAAQLKESQPDAALQTVKTFEALLPENAQESAVETIKAGAYHELQQVENETLALESVLTLDASEMDACMRLLQIHTDADDLENVKRMARLLQAINPLLKSSHRSLAMVAEKENDDELAIESLSALSTMDPLDRADTHYRLAMAQFRQQDSAAAKRNVLLALEAAPRFRDAHKLLLEIVKRKPVDLKEEDSQ
- a CDS encoding DUF4159 domain-containing protein yields the protein MRWNSVFAILLFALCFGFAALAFQMQSDPSQPGRSGISEKTATASSLTYEASTTNDTADSADDQLAAKPSPQDFQRGSRRWGGRRRRDPNDRGGVPLWKNEAADPGDVFTFVRIQYNSYRGRYRWNTDYPDADLNLSYRLQQLTSIKTDPNGKILRLTDEDLFKYPFIYIIEPGGMALSEDEVVALRSYLERGGFLMVDDFWGEAEWDNFAGELKRVFPNRPIEDIPLEHEIFNIVYKLKKKPLIPSVHAYQSGNWTERWDAQEPHYRCVKDDSGRLMTVICHNTDLGDGWEQEGTDSGYFEAYSEPYAYPLGINIVTYAMTH
- a CDS encoding AAA family ATPase, producing MTNSETFEADRQAVELIREGRDRIHAELDKVIVGQKEVINQLLISLFAGGNCLLTGAPGLAKTLLVRSIAEIFDLQFNRIQFTPDLMPADITGTEILEDTLEGRKLQFVHGPIFANVILADEINRTPPKTQAALLEAMQEHQVTAAGKRYKLPEPFFVLATQNPIEMEGTYPLPEAQLDRFMFNVHMDYLPIADEVEVVQRTTSSGGEKIGKLFTAEDVLKFHSTVRKVPVAKELVQYAVELVDASRPNRESTPGFVNDWVNWGAGIRGAQNLVLGAKARALFEGRSHVNLDDIQSLVLPTLRHRILPGYRAQAENISVEMIIDRIVESVSRPNV
- a CDS encoding DUF58 domain-containing protein gives rise to the protein MSNSITNPKPQSSSASSKAGSPRDSYVDTAAIMKLKNLELRARLIVEGFMSGLHRSPYHGFSVEFTDYREYSPGDDLRHLDWKLLARRDRKYIKRFEDETNLRCHLLVDLSRSMSFGSGDVEKSEYAKTLAASLAYFLFRQRDAVGLVTFDEAIDEVLPARFRPGHLRHLLGALERSTGGSSTDIGRPLEQVAATIQKRGLIVLVSDFLVPIESIRKPLSYLRAIGHDIVLLRVLDPAEVEFSFSQASMFVDLETGREIYVDPGAVAKDYQKRFNDHRSELKTFCDGNGIDFFEALTSDPVQTSLFNFLQARAQQAQRGQLTAANPNQRGGGGSQ